In Fusarium oxysporum f. sp. lycopersici 4287 chromosome 9, whole genome shotgun sequence, the genomic stretch CACTTAGGATACAAGTCTATGTCTTTGTGTAAGCCAGCATATAAACTATTATGTATTTCACTTTCTTACCCTAGGTCAAGTCAATCCAATCAACCATCTTTTAAAAGAAGAGCTCATAGGAGACATTTCAAATACTTACAACTATAAATCAAGCCTTTCATATGTATCGCCCTTCCCATTTAAGATTAAAGTCTTAAGCTTTCTGCTATTCTCTAAGGTAGTTTCAATTATAAGGTGAACAGAGGCAGCGATGTCGGCTTTTGCCCCAGTATAATACAATTATGGACGTtgtaagaaaagaaaacgCCATGACTTAACCTTTTCGCTCCTTTATTTTCTCACCTCATGGAAATATCGGCTTCTgatctttatataagtttcATACCAGGCAGGATCTCATTTCACAGAAACTTCATTGCTTTATTCTCCTAACATAGCCAAAACCAACCTTTCCTGTTTAAACCGATCTCGCAGTGGCCAGTTGAACCCCGCATGAACCAAGTGGCTCACTATCTCAAACCCCGTATTTGCCCGCCTAAAAACTGTTAGTGCTGTACTACCCTGCAACTTTTCATCACACAATTGGGAGGGAATTCATTCCTCCCCCACGATCACGACATTATCACGACATCGCCAACGCCTTCTTTGGTGTTCAATTGGGTCAAAGCTGGAGTCGAAGACACCCACAGACGAGCAAAGACGGAATAGCCTGTGAGAAGTTTCGTCACTGAGCCAATTGACTGCATCTCATCCCAATCCTCACAGCTTGGTGACAGCCTCATTCTCAAGCAAGACATTGCAACACAACATTCCTAGAGACCTAACCATTCTTGGTATACGAATAACCCTAAGACTCGGGGCTGAAAGTGTAGTCACGCTGCACCAGAATTCCGTTTGACGTCGCAACAAAAATCTCAGTCGATCCGGTGACACCGATCATAACCAAGGCATCATGGCCAGCCAACACAAACCTGTTGTCAGCTTCCTCGGCCCAGTGGCCTCATACACCCATCAGGTAAAGCCTATACTATAGCTGTCCCCTATAACGACAACCGCATGACACTAGCCTTGACTGACCTGGCTCCATAGGCTGTCCGTCAGGCCTTTTCTGAGTCAACATGGGAATTCTCCCCTGCAGTTACTATCGATGGTACGTTTTAGTCAATACATCGCAGTCGGGATGTCCGTACTGATTTTCCTGGCAAAGACGTATTTGACCAGGTCCAAAGTGGCCAGGTGCAAGCTGGTGTTGTGCCGTTTGAGAACTCCACCAATGGTTCTGTGAGCTTCACCTTGGACAACCTGGCTGACAGAACGAACCATTATCCGGATATCACTGTCGATGGCGAGACATACGTGGACGTTCACCATTGTCTTGTTGGTCACAAGAGCCCTGTGCCAGCTGTCGAAGACATTGCTGAAGGATCCGGTACTTGCACCCCAACAGCCACTGACCCGTCACCTTCAAAACCACGGTCCAGGCCCCTGGCAAGCCTCAAGCACATTCAACGCTTATATTCGCACCCCCAAGCATTTGGCCAATGTACCGCTTTCATCTCCACCTATCTCAAGGGTGTCGAGATTTTCGAGGTCAGCTCAACCAGCAAGGCAGCTGAAATTGTCAGTAAGGACACGACGGGTACCTGGGCCGCCATCTCAAGCGAGCTCGCCGCTAAACTTCATGGTCTCGATTTTCTGGGAAAATCGATTGAGGACAGAGAGGATAACACGACTCGTTTCTTCGTGATTGGTAAAAATGCTGCAGGCCCGAAGGACCTTGAAAAAACTGAAaaggctgttgctgagaagggaAGCAAGTCGCTTGTCTCTTTCACAGTACCTCACACATCACCTGGCGCTTTGGCGGATGTGCTGAGCTGTTTCCGAACATTCGACATAAACTTGACCAGCATCAACACTCTACCAAGCCTCGTGAAACCCTTCCAGTACATTTTCTTCATTGAATTTGAAGGTCACAAGTATGCCGATCCTGAGGGCCGGGTCAACGGTGCGCTGGAAAAAATCAGTCGCGTGGCCGAGAGCTGGAGGTGGCTTGGAAGCTGGGAGAGATACATATAACTTTACCAAAAGCAACGAACGAATTATTCACCAATTCCATGATATCCATGCATTCACTTTGACGACTAGCAGCACCTCTTGCATACACGCGATGCAAGAGGCAGCATGACGAGTCGCGACGAACTCCCCGCGGAAACAGAACAATAGCTTTAGAAGCTTTGGGGAACTCCCCGTGAGCCCAGTGGGGCTGATTGCGTGCTCTCTAATGTCGCCCTGACAGGTCTTTCTTTAGCAGGGCCTGGGCGCATTGAAGATCACACTGTATTTTCTGTACTGCCATCGGGCCGTCCCACGTCAAAGACAAAAGCTTTGTAAACGGAATATCGGTCGCTTATCAACGTCTCACATTTACATTAGGTACCTTATGTATACCATCACCGCGATGCCTTGTGCAGGGTGACACCCATGAAAAAGAGACGTATCCCCCACTACCCGGGATACGCGAACATGTTTGCCAATGTTGAGTTTACGCTATTAAATCCGGTTCAGGCACTTGCAGGACACAACTCACAGCAACGGAAAAAGACATGCGTTTTTTGAGATTCATAGGATTGGCCTGGATCAGGCTTGACCCAGCCGCGTGGGGCAAGTCGGAGGAATTGACCCTTCGGAAAGCTTTGCAAGGTCACTAAGGGCAGGGATTAAAAAAACGAAGGGCCCGATAAAGCCTTGGGGGGACTGTGGGATGGGCTCAAAAAGCATCAATGAGGAGCGAGAAAACCCGGATACTTGAGAGATATCTCGTCTTAGTTGCCCCAGCGGAGACCACTATCGACCAACATGACGTACACGCCGCATGCGCAACACTCAAAGGGAGACCACTAAGGGTCGTTCATGGGCCACACGCCCAGGTTCAAGGTGGGAGGATCTAACCGGGTTAGTAATAGCCTACGGACCATCGCTTCAACAATTACCATCGGGCGATGGTCCGGAAGCTCTCCAGCAAACTCTGTGAGTACTCAGGTACTGTGCGCTGGGCGTCTCGAATACCTTTTAATGGCTTGATCTGCTGTTTCGTGTCCTTGGAGGTttactcttcttctcatcctttctgctcttcctccagCTTAATGTTGCAGCGACAACACTTATCTGCTATATCTCCCTTTTCCTCTTGGTTTTTTCTCCCAAAATGGCGCTCCGCCCTATCTTCACTGCCACGCACCCACGTGCATGCTCTACGGCCTTTGAGCGGGTATGTTGAGCCCCCGAAACCCCAAGATCATGCCGTCTTCCCAGTGTTGACATTGTCATGATTGCGCTCCCTGCCATAATGCTAACTCTGGTTATTTGACAGGTCTTCATGGCCCGCCGCGATATCCTAGAGAGCGTGCACGAACCTTTTGGAGATGCCTTCTACTATGGTCCTGAGATCCTCAGTGATCGTTTCAGAAACGACACTGCCACTCGCGAGCAGAGTGGTTTCTCGCAAAAGACCTACAAAGACGTCCTCAACGAGGTCATGGATGCGGGCAAAGATGTTAGTATAACCTCCCCTCCATTCTCCTCATGGTTCATGCGATCGTCCGAACTCCCCGAACTCCCCGTCACTCCCCCGCCTTCTCGAATGAGGGGAACTGCAAGCCAAACAAGAAACATGTGCCACGGCCAAGTTTTTTTATCTGCAGCATACGCTTGATTGACACATGATGGTCATGAATATGCAATCAATGTTACATGTCGTATCCTTATCGTCCTTTCGCCATTGGCGGGAACGGCGCCATGAGAGAGACTCATCAATTGATGCAATGTACTAACACCTCCTCCCAGGGCAAGCGAATCTTCATCAAGGACATGGCCTACTACCTCATGGCCCCAGACAACAAGCCTACCAAGGTTGCGCCGTCTCTGGGCGAGGAAGAGCCCGGCAACCCAACTGTTTTGCCACTAGAGGTCCTGAAGCAGTTCCAATTCACATTCCTCATCCGCCACCCTCGCCGAGCTATCCCCTCATACTACCGTTGCACGGTGCCGCCTCTGGATGAAGTCACTGGTTTTTATGACTTCATGCCCAATGAGGCCGGTTATAAGGAGCTCGTGCGTTTCTTTGATTTCctgatcaaggagaacatcGTCGATAAGGACAACCTCGTTGTCATCGACGCtgatgatcttctcgatAACCCCGAGAAGACCATCCGTCTCTACTGCGAGAAGACGGGTATTGACTTCAAGCCCGAGATGCTCGAGTGGAACGACGAAGATTGCAACTATGCGACCATTGCCTTCCAGAAATGGAATGGCTGGCACAACGATGCTATCAAGAGCTCGGCTCTGAGGCCCCGTACTCATCACCAGGTACGTTAAAACGATTTTTTATAATCGCACCCTCCCCACTATCCCTCCACCTGTTGGTCTGCAACAACATCCACTGTTCGTTCGCGCTTCTTGTGGTAGGGTGAAAAAAGGCTGACATTGCTAACtaaagaagacgatgaccaCCGAGTCAGAAGATAAGGAATGGACTGCCAAGTATGGTCCTGAGGCGCAAAAGGTTATCCGCAAGACGGTCGAGGACAACGTAGCTGATTACGAGTACCTGAAGCAGTTTGCGCTACCTATCTAAATTAAATTAGCTATGTGCTCGCTCTGCTTTTTCAGGGGttgcttttttttctctACGGTTTGGACCTGTTCTGGCGTTTCCGCCCTATATCAGATTGGACTTTTGCACCTGGTAACGAACCGAGGTAATGAATGATTTATGAGTGTTTGGATTTAGTTGATGGTACAGCTATTATCGTACAGCGACTTTGGCACCACGCCACCTGATGAATATATACATGCTCCTTCATCTACAAACGTTTGCCAACTGTCTGAGGAATGTCCTTTTTAAGTCTCCAGACACTCGATGACAGACCTTTCCACATGGTCCAATCCGATGGAGTCCAAAATACACATTTTATACAATGGAGGTAGAACACGCGTAATAATGACTGAAGTATGAGGGCCTGGATGTTCGTGGAAGACTCAATCTCCAACCCAACCACCTTCTATGCCATCTCCTGAGGCTTTTAGTTCATTTCAATCTTCTCTTTGAGTTCTTCATTCAGCCACTGGCTCCGGtgccttctcttccttcttctcgggcTCGTTCGAAATGTAGCTCGGCTTTTCGAACAGACCATGTGTAACATTTCCAGACCACTTCTGGGCGTACTCCCTGTCCTGGTCGTTCGCCCAGTTTACCTTAACatccaagagcttcttctcagcacCCTCAGCATCTTCTGATAGAACGATTTTGTTGCCGCGGCCAGCGCCGCCCAGAACAGACGCTATGTCGGCAATGGAGTTTGGCTTCTGGGCATTGAGAGCAACGCCGCGCTCCTCTCTGGTTCGGATGGGGCGATGATCCATGTTGCCCTTCTCCTGCTGCTTGGCCACTCGCTTGCGATCGGCTTCACTGAACTCTTCGGGGTTCTTATATCGAAAGTCGTCGTCCCATGCTACCTCGTGCAGGTGCTTCAACTCGCGCAATTTTTGGAAGACAGACCGACCGATGGAGCCTTGACCGGCGGGGAAGGAGATGTGTGCGAAGGGAGACCAGTAGTCTTTTCGAAGTTTGGCGGGTTTTGTCTTTTTACCATTGAATGGGAGTTGCTTAAGATCGTGGAAACCCTACGACATCAAGTTAGCACATCTATGCAGCTTATAAGAGACTTTGTATAATTGAACTCACGTTTAGCGTCTTATCAAAGCTGTAAATAATTTGGTTCGTTCTTCTGTGGCCAAATACCCAGATATCCTCCCCATGTCCCTCAGGTGGAGGAAATCCTCtgccatccttcttcttgccgaAATGGCCGTATCGCACCCATATCCGTACGTAGCTGGGCAATTGGCCCAGTCGAGATGTCGGTGCCGTGTTCATGGTCGCCCACTGTGAAGTTGAGATAACCTTGATACTGGAGACTGATGGGAAAAAATGCCAGTACCGCCGGTTCAATCACGGACGAGCGTATGGTCACGTGAGGTTGGAATCAAAAGTTGGTCGATTTCTATTTTGGGGCTGTTTTGATCTACAATCATCTTAACTTATCAGTTAAATTACCAAACCTGACTGTTATCGTCCATCGTTTGTGTCTAGGCTTTGTGGTATCAAAGGCCCTCACACAATTGAAACCTTTGTCTTTCTGGCAGTTTCACCTGGAAGTTGGCAGCTGCAACTATCCAACGGTCTCGGCTACCCTTTTCGGAAAAGCATAAGCAGGTCAGACTGACAACATCagctgataagataagaagaaTATAGCCAATAAGCTCTCAGCATGGACCTTCCAGGGTTGACCTTGCTCCAATGACGTCGAAGAATCCGGAAGCTGCCAGAAGCTGATGGGTTGGGCTGGAGGTTTCCATGAGCTTGTATCGATGTTACTTGACCTTGCTGGATCCTACCATCAAGATCTCGATACTTCATGTCGGACGATATCCTCCGCCAGATTCTTCTATGGAGTGACTTGATTATTCCATGAGATCCACCCAATTCGTGAATAAATTCACCTCTTGATCCTCGGTCTTCCGGATCACTTACTTTCTTCTCTACATTAAGTACAGCAAGCAACTATACCCCACAACATCAAACGATACCCAATCTTCCCAAGTCAGAAAACCTGACATCGCCCTTCTCTTACATACTACTTTAATAACTGGGCAACACTACTTTACGACTATACATACACAATAATTCTCTTGTTTAAACTATCGTTTACACTCTCACTACCACACCGCAATCATGAATAGCCGCATGGACTTCACAGACCGTGCCCAAAAGGCCGTGGAAGATGCCATGGCCTTGGCTGAACAATACGGCCACTCCCAGCTTGCGCCGGTTCATCTCGCTGTATCTCTGCTCGACCCTCCCCCGGACCCTTCAAAGGATCAACAGAACGGTCCTCCTCCCACAAGCACACTCTTCCGACAAGTCGTTGAGCGAGCACATGGCGATCCTCAACTTTTCGATCGAGCCCTCAAGAAAACCCTCGTTCGACTCCCAAGTCAAGACCCCCCACCTGAGCATGTCTCTTTGGCACCTCAGTTCCACAATGTGCTAAGAAAGGCCATGGAACTGCAGAAGGTACAGAAGGATACATACATTGGCGTGGACCACCTCATCACTGCTCTTTCTGAGGATTCAACCATCCAAGGACCTCTCAAGGAAGCCAACATtcccaagcccaagctgGTACAAGAAGCAGTACAGGCTATTCGGGGAACAAAGCGAGTCGACAGCAAGACGGCTGAtactgaagaggagaatgAGAACCTGGCCAAGTTCACCATTGACATGACTGAAATGGCAcgcgagaagaagatcgaccCCGTCATTGGTCGAGAGGAGGAGATTCGCAGAGTTGTCAGAATTCTCTCTCGACGAACCAAGAACAACCCTGTCCTTATCGGTGAGCCCGGTGTAGGCAAGACCACAGTCATTGAAGGACTGGCACAGCGAATTGTCAACCGTGATGTTCCTGACAACTTGAAGTCATGCAAGCTCCTTTCGCTTGACGTGGGTGCACTTGTCGCTGGCAGCAAGTATCGTGGAGAGTTTGAAGAAAGAATGAAAGGTGTTTTGAAGGAGATTACTGAGTCAAAGGATGTCATCATTCTCTTTGTCGATGAAATCCACCTTCTCATGGGCGCTGGTTCGTCCGGTGAGGGAGGCATGGATGCTGCCAACCTTCTCAAGCCCATGCTTGCTCGTGGCCAGCTACACTGTATCGGTGCGACTACCCTTGCTGAATACCGTAAGTACGTTGAGAAGGATGCCGCCTTCGAACGTCGATTCCAGCAGGTTATTGTCAAGGAACCCAGCATCCCTGAGACGGTCTCTATCCTTCGAGGTCTCAAGGAGCGATATGACCGTCACCACCGAGTCACTATTCTCGACAGCGCTCTCGTAGCTGCCGCTAATCTGGCTGCACGCTACCTTACATCCCGACGTCTGCCTGACTCGGCCATCGATCTTGTCGATGAGGCCGCTGCTGCAGTTCGTGTTGCTCGAGAGTCTCAGCCCGAAATTATCGACTCTCTCGAGCGCAAGCTTAGGCAGCTTATGATCGAGATTGCggctcttgagaaggaaaaggacGAGGCATCCCAGACTCGTCTTGCTCAAGCTAGAAAGGATGCTAAGAACGTTGAAGAGGAGTTACAGCCTCTCCGTGAGAAGTATCAGAGCGAGATCAAGCGCAGTGAGGAGATTCACCaagccaagctcaagctcgatGATCTCGAGAAGCGCCTCGAGGATGCCATGAATAACTCTGAGCACGCCAAGGCCGCCGATCTCAAGTATGGTGCCATCCCCGAACAAGAGGCTGTcatcaaggagcttgaggctcGCAAAGCTGCTGCCGACGCCGCTCTTAACGCTACTGCCCCCACGGACTCTGGTGGCGCCATGGTCACCGACATCGTCACCGCAGATAACATCAACGAGATTGTCGCTCGATGGACTGGCATTCCAGTCACTCGCCTGCGTACctctgagaaggagaagctcaTCCACATGGAAAAGGTGCTCAGCAAGGTCGTTGTTGGCCAGAAGGAAGCTGTTCAATCTGTCGCCAACGCCATTCGACTCCAGCGTTCTGGCCTTAGTAATCCCAATCAGCCGCCTAGCTTCCTTTTCTGTGGTCCATCGGGTACCGGAAAGACCCTTCTGACCAAGGCCCTGGCCGAATTTCTGTTCGACGACGCCAAGGCAATGATCCGCTTTGATATGTCTGAATACCAGGAGAGACATGCGCTGAGCCGCATGATTGGTGCGCCTCCTGGATACGTTGGACATGATGCCGGTGGTCAGCTCACTGAGGCTCTCCGCCGCAAGCCATTCTCAATCTTGCTCTTTGACgaggttgagaaggctgccaAGGAAGTTCTCACTGTCCTTCTCCAGCTCATGGACGATGGGCGTATCACTGACGGCCAAGGCAGAGTCGTTGACGCCAAGAACTGCATCGTGGTTATGACCTCTAACCTGGGTGCAGAATACCTTGTTCGACCTGGCGTGAAGGAGGGTCGTGTCGACCCCGGTACTCGCGAGTTGGTTATGACCGCCTTACGTAACTACTTCTTGCCTGAGTTCCTCAACCGCATCAACTCGGTTGTCATCTTCAACCGTCTCACACGCAAGGAGATTCGCAAGATTGTCGATATTCGGCTTGGCGAGATCCAGAAACGACTCGAAGACAATGGCCGAAAGGTCCATATCGACGTGTcggaagaagccaaagattACCTTGGCAACAGTGGGTACTCACCGGCTTATGGTGCTCGACCTCTCTCTCGTCTTATCGAGAAGGAGGTCCTCAACCGTCTTGC encodes the following:
- a CDS encoding hsp98-like protein; protein product: MNSRMDFTDRAQKAVEDAMALAEQYGHSQLAPVHLAVSLLDPPPDPSKDQQNGPPPTSTLFRQVVERAHGDPQLFDRALKKTLVRLPSQDPPPEHVSLAPQFHNVLRKAMELQKVQKDTYIGVDHLITALSEDSTIQGPLKEANIPKPKLVQEAVQAIRGTKRVDSKTADTEEENENLAKFTIDMTEMAREKKIDPVIGREEEIRRVVRILSRRTKNNPVLIGEPGVGKTTVIEGLAQRIVNRDVPDNLKSCKLLSLDVGALVAGSKYRGEFEERMKGVLKEITESKDVIILFVDEIHLLMGAGSSGEGGMDAANLLKPMLARGQLHCIGATTLAEYRKYVEKDAAFERRFQQVIVKEPSIPETVSILRGLKERYDRHHRVTILDSALVAAANLAARYLTSRRLPDSAIDLVDEAAAAVRVARESQPEIIDSLERKLRQLMIEIAALEKEKDEASQTRLAQARKDAKNVEEELQPLREKYQSEIKRSEEIHQAKLKLDDLEKRLEDAMNNSEHAKAADLKYGAIPEQEAVIKELEARKAAADAALNATAPTDSGGAMVTDIVTADNINEIVARWTGIPVTRLRTSEKEKLIHMEKVLSKVVVGQKEAVQSVANAIRLQRSGLSNPNQPPSFLFCGPSGTGKTLLTKALAEFLFDDAKAMIRFDMSEYQERHALSRMIGAPPGYVGHDAGGQLTEALRRKPFSILLFDEVEKAAKEVLTVLLQLMDDGRITDGQGRVVDAKNCIVVMTSNLGAEYLVRPGVKEGRVDPGTRELVMTALRNYFLPEFLNRINSVVIFNRLTRKEIRKIVDIRLGEIQKRLEDNGRKVHIDVSEEAKDYLGNSGYSPAYGARPLSRLIEKEVLNRLAILILRNNIRDGEYARVELIDGKIVVLSNHPDSELGEDEDMVDEEDAVDEMLDDMDQDIYD